Proteins co-encoded in one Colletes latitarsis isolate SP2378_abdomen chromosome 2, iyColLati1, whole genome shotgun sequence genomic window:
- the Tap42 gene encoding immunoglobulin binding protein Tap42: protein MSDETSLSSGNDAMDTSTLSELFDKAVELFNEINKTEESTNSANVQANVRRVMRMLEDCTKLVSIVDMFSHNETFEEVATENIKYFLLPAFLGKLTTKLSCNTNDRMHIVNVAEIYFVDFLKRVKSYGLTDVDIPDIKSVNEKESASRRARSNAELVTEMVCRRNTKLERYKEQKELESSLSVLQKNMLNPNIDDEVKREYFIAMTKLYVNLTLEELSSLAAEKPILEHMKKTGKSETMASQAMEKRKPPAPKLQPIVITRDEAQKKVYGAGYPSLPVFTVQEFYEQRVKDGDWPDPSKRNQMNSKSLQDMASSGTNDDDVDDIKKEELLEDDDPETLRQLRAMDEYKDTHRRGWGNRANRS, encoded by the exons ATGTCAGACGAAACGTCGTTGAGTTCAGGGAACGATGCAATGGATACGTCAACGTTGTCGGAATTATTCGACAAGGCGGTCGAACTTTtcaacgaaataaataaaacagagGAATCCACGAACAGTGCAAATGTTCAG GCCAACGTTAGACGAGTCATGCGTATGCTGGAGGATTGTACGAAACTGGTCTCCATCGTGGATATGTTCAGTCACAATGAAACTTTCGAAGAAGTCGCTACAGAGAACATAAAGTATTTCTTGCTGCCAGCATTCCTCGGCAAGCTAACCACAAAACTTTCTTGCAATACCAACGACAGAATGCACATCGTTAACGTCGCTGAAATATACTTTGTGGATTTTCTGAAACGCGTTAAAAGTTATGGTTTGACCGACGTCGATATACCGGATATTAAATCAGTCAATGAGAAGGAGAGTGCTTCAAGGAGAGCTAGATCGAACGCGGAATTAGTTACAGAAATG GTATGTAGAAGAAATACAAAATTGGAAAGGTACAAGGAGCAGAAGGAATTAGAATCAAGTTTATCGGTTCTTCAAAAGAATATGTTGAATCCAAACATAGACGACGAGGTAAAGAGGGAATATTTCATAGCTATGACAAAATTGTATGTAAATCTCACGTTAGAAGAACTGAGCTCGTTAGCGGCGGAAAAGCCAATTCTGGAGCACATGAAGAAAACGGGAAAGTCCGAAACTATGGCTTCTCAAGCTATGGAAAAGCGTAAACCTCCTGCTCCCAAATTGCAACCGATAGTTATCACTAGAGACGAAGCACAAAAGAAAGTGTACGGAGCTGGTTACCCTAGTTTGCCTGTTTTTACTGTTCAAGAGTTTTACGAGCAACGGGTGAAAGATGGAGA ctggccagatccatcgAAACGAAATCAAATGAATTCCAAGTCCTTACAAGACATGGCAAGCAGCGGTACGAACGATGACGATGTTGACGATATCAAAAAGGAAGAATTGCTCGAAGACGATGATCCCGAGACGCTGAGACAATTACGTGCCATGGACGAATATAAAGACACGCATAGACGCGGATGGGGTAATCGTGCTAATCGAAGTTAA
- the Conu gene encoding rho GTPase-activating protein conundrum produces the protein MERPQGEGTYTDGDNNLLDYWEEWKLLDNYLEEECPRSYDDGEEEAEWLRTAGLGQLTEAWKAGQEVQPEELGAALRPLSRAQAEAVKRRVRSLNHTVKQRFNQRQRVRKPDIRDVFKDVEASSTGTRSRSATPDSLDSIPGATPENASPPSPSTVTVVDTHYTNTAVPNFVSVFQRASNEGKETVRRTPSAPSTTVHTAPGPPPTPLPVQEIFRRAGNWLRGDVANDSEGIQLTGYHRLGTIHVSRPTIQRRSGSDPSEVANTSLGNESIEKLNISKDSTLRRNSGSHATVTRSHSSLYGLTRPADEGLITHPLNRTSSHGHLSFEEVCRANEVRSQPWAPETLASDDAERRIGVETLSQRDLTRLQPLLWLELTAVFDKYNVPLKKRKPNKRRTKAGNLFGASLSTLLLRDSQLTSEESNIPLVFQKILNELTKRGVKEEGILRVGGHKQKVEAICMQLETDFYSKPKEMDRLFKRMSSHDLSAVLKKLVRDLPQPLLTIELIDAFYQSHVVKDRQELSYSLNLLVLLLPIEHRCTLKALVTFLNVVVENQASNKMSIHNVAMIVAPSLFPPRYVHPRDRTDLTAQVNMAAVCCQVTEALLSNAEKLWYVPNDLINQMHRQSVEERYRKYKKKY, from the exons ATGGAGAGGCCACAGGGGGAAGGTACATACACAGACGGTGATAATAACCTACTGGATTATTGGGAGGAATGGAAGCTCTTGGATAACTATCTGGAAGAAGAGTGTCCACGTAGCTATGACG ACGGGGAGGAAGAGGCAGAGTGGTTGCGTACAGCAGGGCTGGGTCAGCTGACCGAAGCGTGGAAAGCTGGACAGGAAGTGCAACCGGAAGAACTGGGCGCAGCGCTGCGTCCCTTATCGCGAGCGCAAGCGGAGGCGGTGAAACGTCGCGTTAGATCTCTTAATCACACCGTGAAACAGCGTTTTAATCAGCGACAGCGGGTTCGCAAGCCAGACATTCGAGACGTTTTCAAAGACGTAGAG GCGTCCAGTACGGGGACAAGGTCGCGCAGCGCTACGCCTGATTCTTTAGATTCCATTCCAGGTGCGACGCCAGAGAATGCCTCGCCACCATCGCCATCGACGGTCACCGTTGTCGACACGCATTATACAAA CACCGCCGTACCGAACTTCGTGTCGGTATTTCAACGAGCATCGAACGAAGGTAAAGAAACGGTGCGCAGAACTCCCAGCGCACCGTCGACAACCGTGCACACGGCGCCAGGTCCCCCGCCGACGCCATTGCCCGTCCAAGAAATCTTCAGACGCGCTGGGAACTGGTTACGCGGAGACGTCGCGAACGATTCAG AAGGTATTCAGCTAACaggatatcacaggttaggAACTATACACGTTTCGAGGCCGACTATACAAAGGCGTAGCGGTAGCGATCCCAGCGAAGTGGCGAACACGAGTTTGGGCAACGAGTCCATCGAGAAGTTAAACATATCCAAGGATTCGACGTTAAG GAGAAACTCGGGCAGCCATGCGACGGTTACTCGAAGCCACAGCAGCTTGTACGGTTTGACGAGACCGGCGGACGAGGGTCTGATAACGCATCCTCTGAATCGCACGTCGTCCCATGGGCACTTGAGTTTCGAGGAAGTGTGCAGAGCGAACGAAGTAAGGTCGCAGCCATGGGCGCCGGAAACTCTTGCGTCGGACGACGCAGAGAGACGGATAGGGGTCGAAACGTTGTCGCAACGAGACCTGACCAGGTTGCAGCCACTGTTGTGGCTCGAATTGACCGCAGTCTTCGATAAATATAACGTACCGTTGAAGAAACGTAAACCGAACAAACGTCGAACGAAAG CTGGGAACTTATTCGGCGCTTCGTTATCGACTCTGTTGCTTCGCGATAGCCAGTTGACGTCCGAGGAGAGCAATATACCGCTAGTGTTCCAAAAGATCCTTAACGAATTGACGAAACGCGGCGTGAAGGAAGAGGGAATTCTTCGCGTCGGGGGACACAAACAAAAA GTCGAGGCGATATGCATGCAGTTGGAAACGGATTTCTATAGCAAACCCAAAGAGATGGATAGGCTGTTCAAGCGCATGTCGTCTCACGACTTGTCGGCGGTTTTAAAGAAATTGGTTCGCGATCTGCCGCAACCGTTGCTCACCATCGAGCTGATCGACGCTTTCTACCAAAGTCATG TAGTGAAGGATCGCCAAGAGTTATCGTACTCGTTGAATTTGCTGGTGCTATTGTTACCAATAGAGCATCGTTGTACCTTGAAAGCGTTGGTGACGTTCTTGAACGTGGTCGTCGAGAAtcaagcgtcaaacaaaatgtcGATCCATAACGTAGCGATGATAGTGGCACCGTCCCTGTTTCCACCGCGGTACGTTCATCCCCGTGATCGTACCGATCTTactgctcaggtcaatatggccGCTGTTTGCTGCCAGGTGACGGAAGCTCTCCTCAGCAACGCGGAAAAACTGTGGTACGTGCCGAACGATCTTATAAATCAGATGCACAGACAGTCCGTGGAAGAGAGGTATCGAAAATACAAGAAAAAGTATTGA